One Archangium violaceum genomic window, TGCTTGCGGCGCTCGGCGGCGGCGTGACGATCGAGCAGCTGGTTGAAGAGGTTGGCGAGATCGGCGGCATCGTCGTCGACGGCGTTCTTGGGCACGCGCGCCTCGAGGTTGCCCGCCAACACCGCGATCACGGTGTCGGTGAGGGGCTTGAGGGAGCCGGCCTTCTTCGCACGAGGGACAGAGCCCTCCGTCGGGACAACTTCGTTCTTCGTGTCAGCGGGGGACATTGCCGTCAGTGCCTTCCTTGAGCATTCAAGGTTTCAACAAGATCGATGAGCATCACGGGGCGTTCCTGATCCAGGAACACGCCGACCGCGTAGGGGGCGGCGCCAGCCACCTGGGGCAGCCGCCGCAAATCCATGATGGGGACGGGGCGCACGCCGCGAATGACGTCCACCTTGAGGTGCCCCTCCCCCTCGGGAGTGTCGAAGACGATCGCGCGATTGCCGCGCTTGAGCGGACCGAGATCCGGCAGCTCGAGATCGTCCGGGTGCGAGCGATCGATGCGCAGCACCTGCGAGGCATCCGTGCCATAGACGATGTCGCCGACCTCGAAGAAGAGGACGTCGACCTCGTCGAGCTCGGGCGACTGATCATCGCCGTAGATCATCGCACCACCGCCCGCTGCCGGGCGCTCTGCAGCAGCTTGGTGAAGTTGATCAGGGCGATCGACTCCTGGGCCGAGGCCCCCTCGGCCACACCGAGCAGGTGCTCGACGGCCGCGTCTCCACCCAGGGGAGGAGGAAGGATGTTGGCCAGGGGGATGCGCCGCAGGCCGAGCACCGCGTCCGCCACCACGCCGACGCGGTAGTTGCCGCTGATTCCGATGAACAGTCGGGTCCTGGGCCCGACTCGGGCCTCCCCCTTGCCAAGGAAGCGCAGGAGATCCATCACCGGGAGTACCTCGCCGCGATGGCCGGTAACACCCAGGAGGAAGGACGGGGTTCGAGGCAGGGGCGTGAGGAGCCCCGTACGGATGACCTCGAGGACATTCTCGCTGGGAACCGCGAGGCGAAGCTCACCCGCGCGGAAACAGAAGAATTCCTGCTCCGGCCGAGCCTGACCCGCGATGGCTCGGTCGGGCGCCATTCGAAGCGCACGCTGAAGGGGAGTATTGGTCAAGGCGCCAAAGTATCCGGAGGCGAGCGAAGTGGGTCAAGGGTGGACCGAATCACATGGTCCGGGCCGTCTCAACGGTGTAGGGTGACTGTCGTATTCCTGGGGAGGCAGATGTCTCGCGTACTGGTCATCGATGATAGCCCGATGCTGGTGGAACTCACGGTCCGGGCATTGGCCTCGGCTGGCTACCAGGCCACCGGGGCGACGGACCTGGCGAGCCTCGACCAGAAGCTCACCGAGGGACCGTTCGCGCTCATCCTCATGGATGTGAACATGCCCGAGATGTTCGGCGACGACGTCGTCGAGTACCTCCGGACGCAGAAGAAGGTCACGTCCAAGCTGGTCCTCTACTCGGACATCTCCGAGGAGGAACTGGCGGCGAAGACCCGCAACTCGGGCGCGGATGCCTACATCCTCAAGGGCGGAGGTCTCGAGGCGGTCATCGGCGGTATCATGAGGATACTCGGAGCACCCACTGCGAGTGGGACCGCACCCGCACGGCCCGTGGCTTCGCCCGCCGCGCCGGCTGCTCGTCCGACGGGCACCGCCGCGGCCCCTCGCCCGCCCACCGTGGCTCCGGCGACCCGGCCGCCCCCCACGGCGGCCGCTCCCCGGCCTGTCGGCCCTGGAGCGCCCCAGGCGAATGTCGCCCCTCCGCCGCGCGTCGCTCCGGGGACCCAGGCCCAGGCGATCCCCGGCCCCCGTGTGCCCGTCGCGGGACAGGTGGCCACGCCCCGCCCGGCCGCGCAGGTGCCCACGCCGGGGGCGCATCCGGCGATGACTCCGACGGCCCCTCGTGCTCCCGTCGCGGGACAGGTGGCCACGCCCCGTCCGGCCGCGCAGGTGCCCACGCCGGGGGCGCATCCGGCGATGACTCCGGCGGCCCCTCCTCGTGCTCCCGTCGCGGGACAGGTGGCCACGCCCCGCCCGGCCGCGCAGGTGCCCACGCCGGGGGCGCATCCAGCGATGACTCCGGCGGCCCCTCGTGCTCCCGCTCCGGCGGCCACGGCGCATGGCGCTCCTCCGGCGACGCAGGTTCCGACGCGGCCCATGGCCCCCGCAGCGGCGCATCCCACGGCTCCGGCGGCTCACCCGGCTCCGGCGGCTCATACCGCGCCGACGGCCCACACCGCGCCGACGGCCCACACCGCTCCGGCGGCCCCGGCACATTCGGCCGCTCCCGCGCAGGGCCCGGCGGCCTCGCCCGCGCAGGCTCCGGCTCCAGCGGCCCCCTCCCCCGCCGCCACGCCCGCGCCCGCCGCTCCGGCCGCGCCGGGTGGATTCCCGTCCGCCGCGAAGATGGCGGCGGCGGCTGGAAGGAAGCCCCGCATCCTCATCGTCGACGACAGCGAGATGACGGCGCGCATCATCGAAGCGGATCTGGTGACCAAGGGCTTCGAGGTGCACATCGCCGACTCCGCGGACAAGGCGACGAAGATCATCCTGAAGAAGCAGACGCGTCCGGATCTGGTCCTGCTGGACGTGCGGATGCCCAACGTGAACGGCGAGCAGTTCTGCCGGTTCATCAAGAGCAACAGCCTCTTCAAGGGCATCAAGGTGCTGCTGTGCTCCGGTGAGAACGTGGAGGAGCTGCAGCGCATCTGCCGCGAGGCCGGCGCCGATGGCTACGTGCCGAAGGACGCCGTGCTGGGCCACCTGGTGGCGAAGGAGCTCAATCCCTCCGCCACCGGCAACGAGTAGCGTCGGGGCTCACACGTCCGGCGGGCGCTGGAAGGTGCCCGTCACGTCCGTCAGCGCCTCGGCCACGGACAGCAGCGCCTCGTCCTGCCAGCGTCGGCCCACCACCTGGACGCCGAGTGGCAAGGCCCCTACCCGCGATCGAGCGAGCGGCACCACGACCACCGGGTGCCCCGTCACGTTGAAGAGGCTCGTGTGGCCCAGCGTGCCGGAGAGGTACTGCACGCGCTGATCGTCCACCTCCAGCCACTCGCCGGATGAGCGGTGCGTGAAGGCCGGGCCCACCGTCACCGGGCACAGCCACGCATCCCATCGGGACAGGAAGGACTCCAGCTTCCACATCAGCCGATCCCTCACCGTGAGCGCCTCCGCGTAGTCCACCATCCTCCCCTGAAGACCTCGGAGGATGCCGCGATTCAGCGCGGAGGTTCCCTTCATGGAACCGAACTGAAAGGCGGTCAGCAGGCGCGGCATCGTCGACATCACCGAGCCGACCTCCCCTCCCAGCAGCCGCCCCCACGTGTCCCAGACCTGCTCGAAGTCGAGCTCCGGTGAGCAGTGCTCCACCGTGCAGCCCGCCCGGAGCAGCTCGCGCGCCAGGCCATCCAATGCCGAGCGCGTCTCCGCCGATACGGGCAATCCCCCCAGGCTGTCCGTCCACGCGAAACGGTACGTGCGCAGCTCCCGTCGGGACTCCTCTGGCAGCGACACCGGCGCCACCTCGGAGTCCCGGCCATCCGGTCCCATCAGCAGCCGCAGCGCGAACCGCAGATCCTCCACCGAGCGCGCCAGGGGCCCGGCCACGCCCTGGTGACGTACGCCGCGCGGTGCTCCAGGCAGTCCGGGAATGTGGCCGGACAGGGGGATGAGGCCCTCGCTCGGCTTGAGGCCGAACACCCCGCAGTAGTGCGAGGGGATGCGGATGGAGCCGCCGATGTCGCTGCCCACCTCGAGCGGACTCATCCCCGAGGCCACCGCCGCGGCCCCTCCTCCCGAGCTTCCTCCGGGGGTGCGCTCCACGTCCCACGGGTTGTTCGTCCGGCCGAAGAGGGGGTTGTGCGTCTGCGTGTCCAGCGCGAGCGTCGGGAGGTTCGTCTTGCCCACCAGCACGGCCCCCGCCGCCTTCAGCCGCGCCACCACCGTCGCGTCCTGCCGGGGCACGTAGCGCGCCAGCCTGTCGAAGCCGCTCGTCGTGCGCAGCCCCGCCGTCTCGAAGGAGTCCTTCACGGTCACCGGGACGCCGTGCAGCGGGCCCCACACCTCGCCGCGAGCCAGCGCCGCATCCGCCTCGCGCGCCCGGGCACGGGCCCGCGCCCCGTCCACCGTCACCAGCGCGTTGAGCCGCACGTTGTGCCGGGCCACCTGCCCGAGGTGGGCCTCCAACAATTCAATGGCGGACACTTCGCGTGCGCGCACCAGCCTGGCCAACCGGTGCGTTGGAAGGAAGACGAGCTCTTGCATGATGGCCCCCCGAGGAGAAGGCCCTCATTCTACCGACCGGTACTGGCCGCGTTCTGACGCTCCTCCAGCCCGCGCGCGAAGTTACCGATAACCAACCCTGGCCGGGCCGCCTTGAGCCGGCGCAGCAGCTCGCGGATGCCGACGGGCTCTCCCCCGGCGCCCTTGTCTCGCGCAACCTCCAGGTACTGGATGGGATCGATGCACAGCGAGCGCGTCTGTACCTGGTCCACCTTGTACTTCTTCACCAACCGCTCCAGCGCCTTCACCTCGCCCTCGCGGTCCGTGACACCCGGGAAGAGCAGCAGGTTGAGCGCGAGGTACGCGCCACGCTCGCGCGCCAGGGCGATGGACGCCTCCACGTCCTCCCAGCCGTACTTCACCGGCTTGTAGTAGGCCTCGTAGAGCTCCTTCGACGCAGAGTTGAGCGACACGCGGATGGCATCCAACCCCGCGTCGAAGAGCGCCTCGAGTCCCTTCGTGAGGCTCGCGTTGGTGTTGATGTTGATGGAGCCGCGCGAGGTGCGCGCGCGCATGTAGCGGATGGCCTCGGCGATGAACTTCCACCGGGTGAGCGGCTCGCCCTCGCAGCCCTGGCCGAAGCTGACCATGGTGCGGCCGGGGGCGTTCTCCAGGTGGAACAGCCCGATCTGCCCCATCTCCTCGGCGGTGGGCCCGTCGTTCATGCGCTCGTGCGAGGCGGGAGGCCCGTCCGCCGGCTGATCCGAGATGCAGCCCACGCAGCGCGCGTTGCACATCACCGACGCGGGGATGGCGCCCTCGTCACGCACGTAGAAGATGTTCTGCGAGGTGAAGCACCGGTACAGCAGCGCGCACGTGGTGAGCTGCTTGAGGACGCGGTTGTCCGGAAAGCGCGCCAGGTGCGCGTCCACGATCTTCTTCAGCTCGGGCGTGGAGTACTTCTCCGGATCCCAGTGCGAGCGCTTGTCGGTGTGGATGGCCCAGGCCACCGGTCCGTCCTCGCCCCATGCCGCGGCGGTGTACGCCCACTGCGGAAGCACGGGGCCGTCCGCCTTCACCTCGCCGGGGAGGAAGGTGCGGGTGTAGCCCGGCGGCAGCAGCGCGCCCACCGCGCTGGGCACGAAGGTCTTCCCACCCACCTTCATCTCGCGCACCAGCTCCAGCTCGCCCGTCTCGGGGTGGATGCCCACGGGCAGGCGGCCCGGCAGATGGACGAGCCGGCCAGCGGACGGCAGGGGGATGGGCTTGTCCTGCGGGGGAACGAGCTCCTCCCCGCTGCGCAGGGTTGCCAGCAGGTAGGGGTGCTCCATCACCCGGCCCTTGGGATCCGCGAACAACAGCTTCGGTGCCAAAGTCATGACCTCGTTAACTATCACTGCCGGGCGGGCCATTCGACGCAACGCGCATTCACGAGCCGTACGGCTCCTTGCCGGAGCGCGTCTTGACTCCCCTCAGGCCCCTGCCTAGGGTCCGCCCGCTTTTTCGTCCCTTATCGCGGACATTTCGGAGGTTCCTCAAGTGATTGTCGGTGTTCCCAAGGAGATCAAGACCCGCGAGTACCGTGTCGGCATGGTTCCGGCGGGTGTCCGTGCCCTGACCAGCGCGGGCCATACGGTTCTGGTCGAGACGAACGCCGGCGTCGGCTCCGGCATCCCCGACTCGGAGTACCAGCGCGTGGGCGCGCAGATCGTCCAGAGCGCGGACGAGGTGTGGAAGCGCGCCGAGATGATCGTGAAGGTGAAGGAGCCCATCGCGCCCGAGTACGAGCGCATCCAGGACGGGCAGATCATCTACACGTACTTCCACCTCGCCGGCGTGGACCCCGAGCTCACCCGCACCCTTCTGAAGAAGAAGGCCTCGGCCGTGGCCTACGAGACGATCCAGTTGGATGACGGCTCGCTGCCGCTGCTCAAGCCGATGTCCGAGGTGGCCGGCAAGATGGCCATCCAGGTCGGCGCCGCGTGTCTGGAGAAGGCGCACGGGGGCAAGGGCATCCTCCTGGGCGGCGTGCCCGGCGTGCGCCGCGGTCGCGTGACCATCATCGGCGGTGGCGTGGTGGGCACCTGCGCGGCCAAGGTCGCCGTGGGCATGGGCGCCGAGGTCACCCTCATCGACATC contains:
- a CDS encoding Frizzy aggregation protein FrzB, with product MIYGDDQSPELDEVDVLFFEVGDIVYGTDASQVLRIDRSHPDDLELPDLGPLKRGNRAIVFDTPEGEGHLKVDVIRGVRPVPIMDLRRLPQVAGAAPYAVGVFLDQERPVMLIDLVETLNAQGRH
- the ald gene encoding alanine dehydrogenase; amino-acid sequence: MIVGVPKEIKTREYRVGMVPAGVRALTSAGHTVLVETNAGVGSGIPDSEYQRVGAQIVQSADEVWKRAEMIVKVKEPIAPEYERIQDGQIIYTYFHLAGVDPELTRTLLKKKASAVAYETIQLDDGSLPLLKPMSEVAGKMAIQVGAACLEKAHGGKGILLGGVPGVRRGRVTIIGGGVVGTCAAKVAVGMGAEVTLIDINLERLTYLDDVFLGRVATLASDTESIARSVREADLVVGGVLIPGAAAPKLVSEALVAEMSPGSVVVDVAVDQGGCIETCVPTTHDNPTFVKHGVVHYCVANMPGAVPQTSTYALTNTTRPYSRKIADMGLVEAIKADKSLARGLNTYNGQVTYEAVAKDLGYNYVSIFDAIGAKAGR
- a CDS encoding amidase — its product is MQELVFLPTHRLARLVRAREVSAIELLEAHLGQVARHNVRLNALVTVDGARARARAREADAALARGEVWGPLHGVPVTVKDSFETAGLRTTSGFDRLARYVPRQDATVVARLKAAGAVLVGKTNLPTLALDTQTHNPLFGRTNNPWDVERTPGGSSGGGAAAVASGMSPLEVGSDIGGSIRIPSHYCGVFGLKPSEGLIPLSGHIPGLPGAPRGVRHQGVAGPLARSVEDLRFALRLLMGPDGRDSEVAPVSLPEESRRELRTYRFAWTDSLGGLPVSAETRSALDGLARELLRAGCTVEHCSPELDFEQVWDTWGRLLGGEVGSVMSTMPRLLTAFQFGSMKGTSALNRGILRGLQGRMVDYAEALTVRDRLMWKLESFLSRWDAWLCPVTVGPAFTHRSSGEWLEVDDQRVQYLSGTLGHTSLFNVTGHPVVVVPLARSRVGALPLGVQVVGRRWQDEALLSVAEALTDVTGTFQRPPDV
- a CDS encoding radical SAM protein — protein: MTLAPKLLFADPKGRVMEHPYLLATLRSGEELVPPQDKPIPLPSAGRLVHLPGRLPVGIHPETGELELVREMKVGGKTFVPSAVGALLPPGYTRTFLPGEVKADGPVLPQWAYTAAAWGEDGPVAWAIHTDKRSHWDPEKYSTPELKKIVDAHLARFPDNRVLKQLTTCALLYRCFTSQNIFYVRDEGAIPASVMCNARCVGCISDQPADGPPASHERMNDGPTAEEMGQIGLFHLENAPGRTMVSFGQGCEGEPLTRWKFIAEAIRYMRARTSRGSININTNASLTKGLEALFDAGLDAIRVSLNSASKELYEAYYKPVKYGWEDVEASIALARERGAYLALNLLLFPGVTDREGEVKALERLVKKYKVDQVQTRSLCIDPIQYLEVARDKGAGGEPVGIRELLRRLKAARPGLVIGNFARGLEERQNAASTGR
- a CDS encoding chemotaxis protein CheW, producing the protein MAPDRAIAGQARPEQEFFCFRAGELRLAVPSENVLEVIRTGLLTPLPRTPSFLLGVTGHRGEVLPVMDLLRFLGKGEARVGPRTRLFIGISGNYRVGVVADAVLGLRRIPLANILPPPLGGDAAVEHLLGVAEGASAQESIALINFTKLLQSARQRAVVR